One window of the Xiphophorus couchianus chromosome 12, X_couchianus-1.0, whole genome shotgun sequence genome contains the following:
- the LOC114155050 gene encoding kinesin-like protein KIF27 encodes MSEVCVRVAVRIRPLLRKELLHQHQVCVRVVPSGSGQVSLGSDRLFSFDHAFGPTASQDEVYESCVQPLVESLLDGYNATVFCYGQTGSGKTYTLGGGSKDEGGIIDCVAQDVFLLLAKRKNDDNIEATVRVSYMELYREELRDLLDMNTNHKELVIRDDEKGNTVVIGAREMVVTSAEELLGAVEMGNALRHTGATGMNEHSSRSNVILTLQVHIRSYSNKNPSLKTVRSSKLCLVDLAGSERASKTGNTGAQFKESALINTGLLALGNVIRALSDRGRSRRGNGCSSPHVPYRDAKITRLLRDSLGGNAHTVMVACVSPSHHFIAETLNVLQFASKARHIRNCPGPAVSLTDVKSDPKACQPAETRLEELEYEVQTLRELLKEKEKDMKEMEKEKARGGGGDGDGFKQPSQITASTLDKRLNQDTAAQYLFLAKEAAYLLADMFKAFPSVMFTQRLQEWQERLAAVSQSHHTSSIDCSEGAGDLQLHVTALNLREELRQCQEALQEKEQLLEQKDEELRQIQREVEKLLEEKRNQVLASEEEKEHSRILTEQLVSQQILIDRLRSSLVAVRGMTPGSTEEAMPSGNSCTRPQSVPLITHSLLHRPSRKIHSSPPTYSLERVMTAFRMRGHLLLAEIEEKDEVYCPFITQQAKSKERIQNNHEEETKEKDAGMERSSCRKEFRLPLNRTWTSWEKRLLLKPKSTTPEMYDGKTAVPESYLVKDIKENPVKKVRRANIVERRIHELMVSMRLKEELIKELDKTERKIQAVDRGETGNVLERLSMQSQQIRVEVYHSLQSMRLERAKLQSSLRELDETNHRKPHQNRGQSLKSSSVPENFPMETKRMLHGSSWPEEEEERAIHKRAELQELGEELKRKVEVLQHRETCVQQKNKLQIKMLQSSQALSRDLLQVSVQLESVEEQLQSQSSARKTRMVTVRELEKERDMLKMKRDTLEAQLRDNRVLSVEEEHSLLQLEEAVEVLDAALEFKNNAIQERQNHLFVGNSPLLESKDTEPAQHCDITRKLKKLSLPEAIELLIKYFNKVVCLREAERRLHMQCEELELHVSEQEAALREMEAAMQRFALDADRRLTLQHRDHQNNVRLLLQELKEGMSRETQQAIQVRVQHLEKELFFYKSSSRQLKKKLKELLSDAPHNDNQSSHTQESRERQGTHLPFSVNEPKTHCEEEGETTHISTTYTKIYTEEIESKPVKPSLSVVQALPKTKFSEHSQALTLSYERYRRGQPEVSLEMTPVKLCRRELREISAADLQLLGAATRRHQSVVNSSSESMMEDSIEVPRNT; translated from the exons ATGAGTGAGGTCTGTGTCCGGGTGGCGGTCCGTATCCGTCCCCTGCTCCGCAAAGAGCTCCTCCATCAGCATCAAGTGTGCGTCCGGGTGGTCCCCTCGGGCTCCGGGCAGGTGAGTCTCGGCTCGGACCGCCTTTTCTCTTTCGACCACGCGTTCGGACCGACAGCCAGCCAGGATGAAGTGTACGAGTCTTGCGTCCAGCCCCTGGTGGAGTCTCTGCTGGACGGATACAACGCTACGGTGTTTTGTTACGGACAGACTGGGTCTGGCAAGACGTACACACTGGGCGGGGGGAGCAAAG ATGAAGGAGGAATTATTGACTGTGTAGCTCaggatgtgtttttgttgctggcAAAGCGGAAGAACGATGATAACATTGAGGCAACGGTGCGGGTTTCATACATGGAGCTGTACAGAGAGGAACTACGGGACCTGTTGGACATGAACACCAATCATAAAGAACTTGTCATCAGAGACGATGAAAAGGGGAACACag TTGTGATTGGTGCCAGAGAGATGGTTGTCACATCAGCTGAAGAGCTGCTCGGTGCCGTGGAGATGGGAAACGCCCTGCGTCACACTGGTGCAACGGGAATGAATGAGCACTCCAGTCGCTCTAATGTGATCCTCACTCTTCAGGTCCACATCCGTTCTTACAGCAACAAGAACCCATCCTTAAAGACTGTGCGCTCGTCCAAACTCTGCCTGGTGGACCTGGCAGGCTCAGAACGAGCTAGCAAAACTGGAAACACTGGAGCTCAATTCAAAGAGTCTGCACTCATCAATACTGGCCTGCTTGCCCTTGGTAATGTTATTCGCGCCCTCTCCGACCGTGGGCGAAGTCGTCGCGGCAACGGTTGCAGCAGTCCGCATGTACCGTACCGTGATGCCAAGATCACTCGACTCCTCCGGGACTCACTGGGAGGCAACGCCCACACAGTGATGGTGGCCTGTGTGAGCCCGTCCCACCACTTCATTGCGGAGACTTTGAATGTTCTTCAGTTCGCCTCCAAGGCCCGTCACATCCGCAACTGTCCAGGACCAGCGGTCTCTCTAACAGATGTTAAATCAGATCCTAAAGCCTGCCAACCCGCCGAGACTCGATTGGAGGAGCTGGAGTATGAAGTTCAGACACTGAGAGAGCTtctgaaggagaaggagaaggacaTGAAGGAGATGGAAAAGGAGAAAGCAAGGGGCGGAGGTGGAGATGGGGATGGTTTCAAACAGCCCAGTCAGATTACAGCGTCCACACTGGATAAGAGGCTGAACCAAGACACAGCTGCACAGTATCTGTTCTTGGCAAAGGAAGCAGCATATTTGCTTGCAGATATGTTCAAAGCATTTCCAAGTGTTATGTTCACGCAGAGACTGCAAGAATGGCAGGAGAGACTGGCAGCTGTCAGCCAGTCACATCATACAAGTAGTATAGACTGTTCAGAGGGGGCTGGAGACCTCCAGCTCCATGTAACCGCTTTAAACCTGAGAGAAGAACTCCGCCAGTgtcag GAAGCCCTCCAAGAAAAAGAGCAACTTCTGGAGCAAAAAGATGAAGAATTGAGACAGATTCAAAGAGAAGTTGAGAAACTGcttgaagagaaaagaaaccaagttttagcttcagaggaagagaaggaaCATTCTCGAATACTA ACTGAACAACTGGTGAGTCAGCAGATTCTGATTGATCGCCTTCGCAGCAGCCTCGTGGCTGTTCGTGGGATGACTCCAGGGTCAACCGAAGAAGCAATGCCTTCTGGGAACTCATGCACAAGACCCCAGAGTGTCCCTCTAATCACACACAGCTTGCTACACAGGCCATCCAGAAAG ATTCACTCCAGTCCACCCACCTATTCACTGGAGAGGGTGATGACAGCTTTTAGGATGCGTGGTCATCTCCTTCTGGCTGAAATCGAGGAAAAAGATGAGGTCTACTGTCCATTCATTACACAACAGGCCAAAAGCAAGGAAAGAATTCAAAATAATCATGAGGAGGAGACAAAAGAGAAGGACGCAGGAATGGAAAGATCTTCGTGCAGGAAAGAATTTAG gcTTCCTTTAAATCGAACCTGGACAAGCTGGGAAAAGAGACTACTACTGAAACCCAAAAGCACTACACCGGAAATGTATGACGGAAAAACAGCAGTACCAGAGTCTTATTTGGTCAAAG ACATAAAAGAAAACCCTGTGAAGAAGGTAAGGCGAGCCAACATTGTTGAAAGAAGAATCCATGAACTGATGGTCAGCATGCGCTTAAAGGAGGAGCTTATCAAAGAACTTGACAAAACTG aaagaaaaatccaagCAGTAGACAGAGGTGAAACGGGAAACGTGTTGGAGAGACTCTCCATGCAGAGCCAGCAGATCCGAGTCGAGGTTTACCACAGCCTGCAGAGCATGAGGCTGGAGAGAGCCAAGCTACAGAGCAGCCTCAGGGAGCTGGACGAGACCAACCACAGAAAACCCCATCAAAACAGG GGACAAAGTTTAAAGAGTTCATCTGTTCCTGAAAACTTTCCCATGGAAACAAAGAGAATG CTCCATGGCAGTAGTTGGcctgaagaagaagaggaaagggCCATTCATAAGAGAGCAGAGCTTCAGGAGCTGGGggaggagctgaagaggaaagtgGAGGTGCTGCAGCACAGAGAGACCTGtgtccaacagaaaaacaaactccagaTCAAGATGCTGCAGTCCAGTCAG GCTTTGAGTCGGGACTTGCTGCAAGTGTCTGTTCAGTTGGAGTCTGTGGAAGAGCAGCTTCAGAGTCAGAGCAGCGCGAGAAAGACCAGAATGGTTACAGTCAGGGAgctggagaaagagagagacatgCTGAAGATGAAAAGAGACACTCTGGAAGCCCAGCTGAGGGACAACAGAGTGCTCTCTGTGGAG GAGGAGCATTCCCTCCTCCAGCTGGAGGAAGCTGTTGAGGTTCTAGATGCAGctcttgaatttaaaaacaacgcCATCCAGGAGCGGCAGAATCACCTGTTCGTCGGAAACTCACCTCTGCTCGAGTCCAAAGACACAGAACCCGCTCAGCACTGTGACATTACCAGGAAGCTGAAGAAGCTCTCATTACCTGAGGCCATAGAGCTGTTGATCAAATATTTCAACAAG GTCGTTTGTCTTCGAGAGGCAGAGCGTCGTCTACATATGCAGTGCGAAGAGCTGGAGCTTCATGTCAGCGAGCAGGAAGCAGCACTTAGGGAGATGGAGGCAGCCATGCAGCGTTTTGCTCTGGACGCAGACCGCAGGCTCACCCTGCAACACAGAGATCACCAAAACAATGTCCGGCTGCTACtacaggaacttaaag AGGGGATGTCAAGAGAGACACAACAAGCCATACAAGTCAGAGTCCAGCATCTGGAGAAAGAGTTGTTTTTCTACAAAAGCTCCAGTCGGCAGCTGAAGAAGAAGCTCAAAGAACTTCTAAGTGATGCTCCCCACAATGACAATCAgtcctcacacacacaggagagcagagaaagGCAGGGCACTCACTTACCTTTCAGTGTGAATGAACCCAAAACACACtgtgaggaggagggagagacgACACACATTTCCACCacatacacaaaaatatatacagagGAAATAGAATCTAAACCAGTCAAGCCATCACTTTCTGTCGTCCAAGCACTCCCGAAGACAAAATTTTCTGAACACAGTCAGGCACTCACACTGTCCTATGAAAGGTACAGAAGAGGTCAGCCTGAGGTTAGTTTAGAAATGACACCTGTCAAACTGTGTCGCAGGGAGCTGAGGGAGATTTCTGCAGCTGACCTGCAGCTCCTTGGTGCTGCCACTAGGAGGCACCAATCTGTGGTTAATTCAAGCTCTGAGTCAATGATGGAGGATTCTATAGAAGTGCCCAGAAACACGTga
- the gkap1 gene encoding G kinase-anchoring protein 1 isoform X3: MASSAMITVPTTASRFALLQIDSDSDSETSEPGKSNTKRGRDSSGKSRQGKSGATTGSGGKGGQGGEKKKDKKKKKKEQQQSEANELRNLAFKKIPQKSCAPPPCTTLSGIASELLSPASVDHSLPSEGWQQWKQRDEQSNTNVASPKSRGGKEGGGKKDKKKSQQTKDKKTVSLQDFQAEGSAEQVSRKQEDTRGTNLAPGNRQEERFFNKVEDDMSRIIQREKRLEQFVSSPGQEVNTSTEHEPDPRAEQLKYELEKKDQEIKKLKKTITEWEGKYKEVKARNSQLLKMLQQGEMKDKAEILLQVEELLHIKEELSSQVTLLHAALEQERSKVKGLQSEQPKHQGNKKGKKGSEVDQ, encoded by the exons ATGGCATCGTCTGCAATGATCACTGTCCCCACCACCGCCTCCCGGTTCGCCCTGCTCCAGATTGACTCCGATTCGGACTCGGAAACCTCCGAGCCGGGGAAGTCCAACACCAAACGCGGGAGGGACTCCTCCGGGAAGTCCAGACAGGGGAAATCAGGAGCAACAACTGGATCAGGGGGTAAAGGTGGTCAGGGTGGcgagaagaagaaagacaagaaaaagaagaagaaggagcagcagcagagtgagGCGAACGAG CTGCGTAATCTGGCCTTCAAGAAGATTCCCCAGAAGTCCTGTGCCCCTCCGCCCTGCACGACGCTGTCAGGAATAGCCAGTGAGCTCCTCAGCCCGGCATCAGTGGACCACAGCTTACCTTCAGAGGGCTGGCAACAGTGGAAACAGAGAGACGAACAG AGCAACACAAACGTAGCTTCTCCAAAGTCACGAGGAGGAAAAGAGGGCGGCGGGAagaaggacaaaaagaaaagtcagcagacaaaagacaaaaagacagtTTCTCTGCAGGACTTCCAGGCTGAAGGCTCTGCTG agCAAGTAAGTAGAAAACAAGAG GACACCAGAGGGACAAACTTAGCGCCAGGAAACAGACAGGAGGAacgtttttttaacaaagtagAAGATGATATGAGTCGGATTATCCAGAGGGAGAAAAGACTTGAGCAGTTTGTGAGCAGCCCGGGACAAGAAGTCAACACATCCACAGAACATGAACCG GATCCCCGGGCAGAACAGCTGAAATATGAGCTGGAGAAAAAGGACCAGGAGATTAAGAAACTGAAGAAGACCATCACAGAATGGGAG GGAAAATACAAAGAGGTGAAAGCAAGGAATTCCCAACTTCTTAAGATGCTCCAACAGGGGGAGA TGAAAGACAAAGCAGAGATTCTTCTGCAGGTAGAAGAACTGTTGCACATCAAAGAAGAACTGTCCTCACAG GTAACATTATTACATGCCGCCCTTGAACAAGAAAGATCAAAAGTTAAAGGACTCCAATCAGAGCAACCCAAGCATCAG GGAAACAAGAAAGGGAAGAAAGGCTCTGAAGTGGATCAATGA
- the gkap1 gene encoding G kinase-anchoring protein 1 isoform X1 gives MASSAMITVPTTASRFALLQIDSDSDSETSEPGKSNTKRGRDSSGKSRQGKSGATTGSGGKGGQGGEKKKDKKKKKKEQQQSEANELRNLAFKKIPQKSCAPPPCTTLSGIASELLSPASVDHSLPSEGWQQWKQRDEQITTELYEADLEKALILSKLEYEQHKQQSNTNVASPKSRGGKEGGGKKDKKKSQQTKDKKTVSLQDFQAEGSAEQVSRKQEDTRGTNLAPGNRQEERFFNKVEDDMSRIIQREKRLEQFVSSPGQEVNTSTEHEPDPRAEQLKYELEKKDQEIKKLKKTITEWEGKYKEVKARNSQLLKMLQQGEMKDKAEILLQVEELLHIKEELSSQVTLLHAALEQERSKVKGLQSEQPKHQGNKKGKKGSEVDQ, from the exons ATGGCATCGTCTGCAATGATCACTGTCCCCACCACCGCCTCCCGGTTCGCCCTGCTCCAGATTGACTCCGATTCGGACTCGGAAACCTCCGAGCCGGGGAAGTCCAACACCAAACGCGGGAGGGACTCCTCCGGGAAGTCCAGACAGGGGAAATCAGGAGCAACAACTGGATCAGGGGGTAAAGGTGGTCAGGGTGGcgagaagaagaaagacaagaaaaagaagaagaaggagcagcagcagagtgagGCGAACGAG CTGCGTAATCTGGCCTTCAAGAAGATTCCCCAGAAGTCCTGTGCCCCTCCGCCCTGCACGACGCTGTCAGGAATAGCCAGTGAGCTCCTCAGCCCGGCATCAGTGGACCACAGCTTACCTTCAGAGGGCTGGCAACAGTGGAAACAGAGAGACGAACAG ATAACCACAGAGCTGTATGAGGCAGATTTGGAAAAGGCCTTGATTCTAAGTAAACTGGAGTATGAACAACATAAACAG CAGAGCAACACAAACGTAGCTTCTCCAAAGTCACGAGGAGGAAAAGAGGGCGGCGGGAagaaggacaaaaagaaaagtcagcagacaaaagacaaaaagacagtTTCTCTGCAGGACTTCCAGGCTGAAGGCTCTGCTG agCAAGTAAGTAGAAAACAAGAG GACACCAGAGGGACAAACTTAGCGCCAGGAAACAGACAGGAGGAacgtttttttaacaaagtagAAGATGATATGAGTCGGATTATCCAGAGGGAGAAAAGACTTGAGCAGTTTGTGAGCAGCCCGGGACAAGAAGTCAACACATCCACAGAACATGAACCG GATCCCCGGGCAGAACAGCTGAAATATGAGCTGGAGAAAAAGGACCAGGAGATTAAGAAACTGAAGAAGACCATCACAGAATGGGAG GGAAAATACAAAGAGGTGAAAGCAAGGAATTCCCAACTTCTTAAGATGCTCCAACAGGGGGAGA TGAAAGACAAAGCAGAGATTCTTCTGCAGGTAGAAGAACTGTTGCACATCAAAGAAGAACTGTCCTCACAG GTAACATTATTACATGCCGCCCTTGAACAAGAAAGATCAAAAGTTAAAGGACTCCAATCAGAGCAACCCAAGCATCAG GGAAACAAGAAAGGGAAGAAAGGCTCTGAAGTGGATCAATGA
- the gkap1 gene encoding G kinase-anchoring protein 1 isoform X2, which produces MASSAMITVPTTASRFALLQIDSDSDSETSEPGKSNTKRGRDSSGKSRQGKSGATTGSGGKGGQGGEKKKDKKKKKKEQQQSEANELRNLAFKKIPQKSCAPPPCTTLSGIASELLSPASVDHSLPSEGWQQWKQRDEQITTELYEADLEKALILSKLEYEQHKQSNTNVASPKSRGGKEGGGKKDKKKSQQTKDKKTVSLQDFQAEGSAEQVSRKQEDTRGTNLAPGNRQEERFFNKVEDDMSRIIQREKRLEQFVSSPGQEVNTSTEHEPDPRAEQLKYELEKKDQEIKKLKKTITEWEGKYKEVKARNSQLLKMLQQGEMKDKAEILLQVEELLHIKEELSSQVTLLHAALEQERSKVKGLQSEQPKHQGNKKGKKGSEVDQ; this is translated from the exons ATGGCATCGTCTGCAATGATCACTGTCCCCACCACCGCCTCCCGGTTCGCCCTGCTCCAGATTGACTCCGATTCGGACTCGGAAACCTCCGAGCCGGGGAAGTCCAACACCAAACGCGGGAGGGACTCCTCCGGGAAGTCCAGACAGGGGAAATCAGGAGCAACAACTGGATCAGGGGGTAAAGGTGGTCAGGGTGGcgagaagaagaaagacaagaaaaagaagaagaaggagcagcagcagagtgagGCGAACGAG CTGCGTAATCTGGCCTTCAAGAAGATTCCCCAGAAGTCCTGTGCCCCTCCGCCCTGCACGACGCTGTCAGGAATAGCCAGTGAGCTCCTCAGCCCGGCATCAGTGGACCACAGCTTACCTTCAGAGGGCTGGCAACAGTGGAAACAGAGAGACGAACAG ATAACCACAGAGCTGTATGAGGCAGATTTGGAAAAGGCCTTGATTCTAAGTAAACTGGAGTATGAACAACATAAACAG AGCAACACAAACGTAGCTTCTCCAAAGTCACGAGGAGGAAAAGAGGGCGGCGGGAagaaggacaaaaagaaaagtcagcagacaaaagacaaaaagacagtTTCTCTGCAGGACTTCCAGGCTGAAGGCTCTGCTG agCAAGTAAGTAGAAAACAAGAG GACACCAGAGGGACAAACTTAGCGCCAGGAAACAGACAGGAGGAacgtttttttaacaaagtagAAGATGATATGAGTCGGATTATCCAGAGGGAGAAAAGACTTGAGCAGTTTGTGAGCAGCCCGGGACAAGAAGTCAACACATCCACAGAACATGAACCG GATCCCCGGGCAGAACAGCTGAAATATGAGCTGGAGAAAAAGGACCAGGAGATTAAGAAACTGAAGAAGACCATCACAGAATGGGAG GGAAAATACAAAGAGGTGAAAGCAAGGAATTCCCAACTTCTTAAGATGCTCCAACAGGGGGAGA TGAAAGACAAAGCAGAGATTCTTCTGCAGGTAGAAGAACTGTTGCACATCAAAGAAGAACTGTCCTCACAG GTAACATTATTACATGCCGCCCTTGAACAAGAAAGATCAAAAGTTAAAGGACTCCAATCAGAGCAACCCAAGCATCAG GGAAACAAGAAAGGGAAGAAAGGCTCTGAAGTGGATCAATGA